From Anaerolineae bacterium:
AATTGACATGCTGTCTGTATAGCGGCACCGGTACCGCATGTCAACACCTTCCTGTCTCAACTAGTATAAGAATTGTCTATGAGCCATGCAGGAGAATGCCTACACTTGCCGGCACGCCACTTGCTCGAACCCGTCACCGCCTGGCTACCGAAGGAGCATGCCGAATTGACCGTTCAGGCTCCCCAACCTAAGATTCCCGTCAACTGCATAGGCCTGCCGTAGAGGTGCCCCCGGCCCGGATGCCAGGGCATAATGGCGAAGCCGGTGCAAGTCCGGCGCTGTCGCGCAACTGTAAGGTCGAGCCTACCCTCGGCCAAGCCAGGTCGCCCGCCTCTATCGGGCTCCGCACGAACCCGCGAAAGGAGAGTGCGAGCGCGAGCGCAGGCGCGCTCGCCGCCTAGGGTCGGTACCTACACTCCCGACCCTCTCGCATCCCCTTGTCGCGGCGACAAGGGGTTCGCTTTCTCCCCCTTGGCGCCCTCGTCGGCGGCCCAGCGGCAGCCGCACCCTGGGAGGCATCGTGGCAGCACAAAGGGACACCGATTCCGGTGAGGCCGCCGAGAGGACGGGGCTTGTCATGGTATTCACCGGCTGCGGCAAGGGGAAGACGACGGCGGCTCTCGGAGCCCTGTTCCGTGCCTGGGGCTGGGACTGGCGCACTTGCGTCATCCAGTTCGTCAAGGGCGACGGCGGCGATTGGGGCGAGGTCCGCGCCGCCCGCCGGCTGGGCATCGAGTGGCACACCATGGGCGCCGGCTTCACCTGGCAGACTCAGGACTGCGAACTGGCGGCCGCCAAGGCGCGTCAGGCCTGGGAGCTGGCTCAGCGGCGAATCGCCTCCGGAGCCTACGACCTAGTGATCCTGGATGAGATGACCTACGCCTTCACCTGCGGCTGGCTCGACCTGGACCAAGTCCTCGCCTGGATCTCGCGCCATCGTCCCCCGTTCACCAGCCTGATAATCACGGGCAGGGGCGCCCCCGAGCCACTCATCCGGTTCGCCGATCTAGTCACTGAAATGCGCGGCCTCAAGCACCCCTACGACCGAGGCCTCCAGGCCCAGATGGGCATAGAGTACTGATCGAGCCCTCCGCCGTTAGCGCTTGAGACCGGCAAGGTGGGAGCACGAGAGCCTTGGCCGGGCCGTGCTGCGGCCCGGCCAAGGCCAGTTGGCCCGCGCCGCGCCTCCTGAGACCACGCCGCCAACTCGCTCATCCCGACCGGTCCGGAATAGCCATCCTGGGCACGGACGCCACCCGCGCCTCGGGTGACAGCTGGAGAAGAGCCGGACATCACCGAGTCGCTGGGGTTGCCGGTGGCGTGACCGCCCGGAACGGCGGCGCCAGCATGGGCAGGGTCTCGATTGCTGCCCCTTCGGCGAACTCCCGCAGGAAGGTAATGATGGCACTGACCTGGGCCTCGTTCAACACGCCCTCGTAAGAAGGCACCAGCCCGGCAGGATAGCCCTCCGCTATCTGGGCATCGTGATCCAGAATGGCTGTCCTGAGGTAGCTGCCAAGGACTCGCACCGTCCTGCCATCCTCGAGAGAGCGCCTTCGGCCATACAGGTCCACGAAAGTGGGCCCCAGGGAGTCCGCCCCATCCAAGCTGTGACACCTGAGGCAGTCGTAGCGCAGCAGGTTGAGGTAGCCCGCGCGGCCGCCGGGAGAGAATCCCGGAGTAGGCTGAGCCACGCCCGGGCCGGCAGCCTGGCCCGGGGGGAAGGTGGGCGAGGGGATAGGAGGGGTGAGGGCCGGGAGCTCATACCTGGCCGCCCCGATGCTGCGCAGGAAGGCAATCATCGCGGTGAGACCCTCCTCGTCAATGACCGCCGAGTAATCCGGCATGATGTCTCCGGGGAATCCCACCACTGCGTGCGTGCCCGGGTCCAAGATCGTCTCCCGCAGGTACTCCTCGTCCACCCAGGCCACGCTGCCGTCTTGGAGGACCACGACGCTGCCGAAGAAGCCCAGAAAGCTGGGACCGAGGATTCTCTGCCCGGTGGTGGAATGGCAGCTAAGGCACCCCAGGCGATGGGCCCGCTCGAATCCCCGCCGGGCCAGATCGGCTTCCTCCGATGAAGGGAGGATGAAGAGCGGAGTCGGCCGCTCCTGGGCCCAAACCCACAGAGGCGCGGTCCGAGGCACTAGGGGGCCCGCCAGCCAGGCCGCCATGGCCGGCACGAGCAACAGGAGCAAACCCCCCACCCACAACATTGCCTTACGCATCGCCAACTCCTCGCTAACCCAGACAGACCCCCCGCGGGGGGCACGCCGTCGCGCCCCGCAAGTGCACCGAGCCAGTCCCTCGATCCGACCGGGTCAACAGCCGGCCGGAAGCCCTGGGCGTCCCGGCGCGACGCTCACGACCAGCTTCCTTCTACTGCCCACCTGCCCTCATGTCAACCCGACCGGCGGTGCCTCGGGTCGCGCCGCCGCGAGCATGCTGATGCCCATAGGCGTCACGGGCGAGGCAGCCTCTGTCCGGCCCTCCCAAGCTCCGCCCAGCCCCGCCTGACGCCGCCGTGCCAGTTCTAGCCAATGATTGCGTAAGCAGCTCTCACCCGCCGCCACTCCGACCGGGCGGACCGCTGGAAGCCGCTGTCTGCAGGGTGTACATTGCTCCGGTGCCGCTCGCATTTCCCTGGGGGAGGACAGGCATGAAGAAGGCCATCATTACCGGAGAGCGACAGGCGTCCTTGGTAGAGGCGCCCGACCCACGCCCGCGGGGGGAGTGGGCCCTGGTTAAGGTACACGTCGCCCCGATGTGTACCGAGTACAAGGCCTTCCTCGCCGGAGGCCGACACGAATACCTGGGGCACGAGGCCGCCGGCGAGGTGGTCGAGGTGGCCCAGCCCGGCCGGGTCAAGGTGGGGGATAGGGTGGTAGCCATGCCCCTCGCAGGCTGCGGCCGCTGCTACCTCTGCCTCTCCGGAGACTACATACACTGTCAAGACGCCCCTGACTTCGAGCAGACGCACGGAAGTCGAGAGGGCAGCGCCACCATGGCCCAGTACCTCCTCAAGCAGGATTGGCTGCTGCTTCCCATCCCCGATGACCTGTCATACGAGCAGGCATCGCTCGCCTGCTGCGCCTTGGGGCCCTCCTTCGGCGCCATGGCACTCCTGCAGCTGACAGCGTTCGACACCATCCTCATCACCGGGTTGGGCCCCGTCGGTCTGGGCGCGGTGGTCAACGCCCTCTTTCGCGGAGCGCGCGTCATCGCGGTGGAATCTCATCTCTGGAGGGCCGAGCGCGCCCGGACCATGGGCGTCGAGGCAGTTCTCGACCCAGCCGATCCCGATACGCTCCACCAGGTGCGGCACCTCACCGATGGCCGGGGGGTAGACTGCTCTCTTGACTGCTCCGGCACCGTGGCCGCCCAGAGGCTATGTCTCGAGGCCACCAAGCGGAAGGGGCGAGTCGCCTTCGTGGGTGAATGCAGCGAGGAGCTACACCTCCGGGCCAGCCCTGACTTGCTGCGCCAGGGCCTTACCCTCTATGGCTCCTGGCACTACAACCTGAAGCACTTCGCCGACATCATCCAGGTGATCCGCCGTTCGCCCCTCCTGGACCTGCTGGTCAGCCACGTGCTTCCCATGAGCCAGATACAG
This genomic window contains:
- the cobO gene encoding cob(I)yrinic acid a,c-diamide adenosyltransferase; this translates as MAAQRDTDSGEAAERTGLVMVFTGCGKGKTTAALGALFRAWGWDWRTCVIQFVKGDGGDWGEVRAARRLGIEWHTMGAGFTWQTQDCELAAAKARQAWELAQRRIASGAYDLVILDEMTYAFTCGWLDLDQVLAWISRHRPPFTSLIITGRGAPEPLIRFADLVTEMRGLKHPYDRGLQAQMGIEY
- a CDS encoding zinc-binding dehydrogenase, translated to MKKAIITGERQASLVEAPDPRPRGEWALVKVHVAPMCTEYKAFLAGGRHEYLGHEAAGEVVEVAQPGRVKVGDRVVAMPLAGCGRCYLCLSGDYIHCQDAPDFEQTHGSREGSATMAQYLLKQDWLLLPIPDDLSYEQASLACCALGPSFGAMALLQLTAFDTILITGLGPVGLGAVVNALFRGARVIAVESHLWRAERARTMGVEAVLDPADPDTLHQVRHLTDGRGVDCSLDCSGTVAAQRLCLEATKRKGRVAFVGECSEELHLRASPDLLRQGLTLYGSWHYNLKHFADIIQVIRRSPLLDLLVSHVLPMSQIQEVFELSASPEHAKILLKPWE